A genome region from Haliotis asinina isolate JCU_RB_2024 chromosome 11, JCU_Hal_asi_v2, whole genome shotgun sequence includes the following:
- the LOC137256106 gene encoding dermatopontin-like — protein sequence MDLLRTVVLCVLVCHVTAWINQYDQEFNFTCPPDTSLIHVISSHDNHFEDRVWDFKCGAPPQTGVNMSVCDWTDYENEFDQPLTFQCANDGLIAGISSIHDNHYEDRRFKFYCCEVAEYITGSCYFTPYVNNFDEHMDYVVPSGQVMHGIDSYHDNGKEDRRFKFEICDLVGYEKDT from the exons ATGGACTTGTTGAGAACG GTTGTCCTCTGCGTTCTGGTCTGTCACGTGACGGCCTGGATCAACCAGTACGATCAGGAGTTCAACTTTACCTGCCCCCCTGATACATCCTTGATCCACGTGATCAGTAGCCATGACAACCACTTTGAGGACCGAGTGTGGGATTTTAAATGTGGAGCACCACCCCAAACCGGTGTCAATATGTCGGTGTGTGACTGGACAG ATTACGAAAATGAATTTGATCAGCCCCTGACCTTCCAATGTGCAAATGATGGCCTCATTGCGGGAATCAGTAGTATCCATGACAACCACTACGAAGACCGTCGGTTCAAGTTCTACTGCTGCGAGGTAGCAG AGTACATAACTGGGTCCTGCTACTTCACGCCCTACGTCAACAACTTCGACGAACACATGGACTACGTTGTACCTTCCGGGCAGGTGATGCACGGTATAGACAGCTACCACGACAACGGTAAAGA AGACCGACGTTTCAAATTCGAGATCTGTGACCTAGTTGGTTATGAAAAGGACACTTAG
- the LOC137256064 gene encoding uncharacterized protein, whose translation MDGKDENNHLEAISRAMYKFRDYVIHVMSFLLYRFTRSIIVTFQKFTWAVTGVERIRRDAKRGLQFKQSAHVQEIFWKRKFLPTTIADPNNFIALHKGFKHPNYVLKPFVSLYCMTKDEAVFVETPEGVNIYRDKNSRTLYEAQFEHATKMITMPLASFHKIASDVGDPRTRVVWLSSTDHCGSSLLAQVFSRVPGMMVISEPDAITKLGFLWKYDILKKGEYGQLLASAVRLLCKPDDRAGMICVKTRSCATRQVEDIVMLFPKIRQLFMYRNSLKTLLSSLNLLQTDPAAKAMRFVMDNDILSTIFPCFRSMMYNYYVRLNEKQIDSLKPSKMSTVGIFTAAWAAAVARVVENREKGFHIMPVLYEDIMKDPRRSCAILFDRLDIRKEALSLALEAFKVDSQRSAVYGLMNTDTRRAIPQESRIEADTILKKYGLLKLGERFEIPGLIKLD comes from the coding sequence atggacgggaaggacgagAACAACCACTTGGAGGCCATCAGCCGGGCGATGTACAAGTTCCGGGATTACGTCATCCATGTCATGTCATTCCTCTTGTACAGATTCACGCGCTCTATCATTGTCACGTTCCAGAAATTCACGTGGGCTGTCACGGGCGTGGAGCGAATCCGCCGTGACGCCAAACGAGGACTGCAGTTCAAACAAAGCGCGCATGTGCAGGAGATATTCTGGAAGCGGAAGTTCTTACCTACAACCATTGCGGACCCTAATAACTTTATCGCATTGCATAAAGGGTTCAAGCACCCGAATTATGTTCTCAAGCCTTTCGTTTCTCTGTACTGCATGACAAAAGATGAAGCAGTGTTTGTGGAAACTCCGGAAGGTGTAAACATCTACCGAGACAAAAATTCAAGGACGTTGTACGAGGCACAATTCGAGCATGCAACAAAGATGATAACGATGCCTTTAGCTTCCTTCCATAAAATCGCTTCTGATGTTGGGGACCCCAGAACGAGGGTCGTCTGGCTGTCCAGTACGGATCACTGCGGGTCGTCCCTTCTGGCTCAGGTCTTCTCCCGGGTTCCAGGGATGATGGTCATATCGGAACCAGACGCCATTACGAAACTTGGGTTCCTGTGGAAATACGACATTTTGAAGAAGGGAGAATATGGACAGCTGCTAGCGAGCGCAGTTCGTCTGCTCTGCAAACCAGACGACAGGGCGGGGATGATTTGTGTGAAAACCCGATCATGCGCAACACGCCAGGTCGAAGACATCGTCATGCTGTTCCCCAAGATAAGACAACTCTTCATGTATAGGAACAGTCTCAAGACACTCTTATCATCCCTTAACTTGTTACAAACAGATCCGGCAGCTAAGGCGATGAGATTTGTAATGGACAATGACATTTTATCTACCATATTTCCCTGTTTTAGGTCAATGATGTATAATTACTACGTTAGACTCAATGAGAAGCAGATAGATTCTCTCAAACCATCCAAGATGTCTACCGTCGGTATCTTCACCGCGGCGTGGGCAGCTGCTGTAGCCAGGGTAGTTGAAAACAGGGAGAAGGGTTTCCACATCATGCCCGTCCTTTATGAAGATATCATGAAAGATCCCAGGAGAAGCTGCGCCATTCTGTTTGACCGTCTTGACATTCGCAAGGAAGCATTGTCGTTGGCGCTGGAGGCGTTCAAGGTAGATTCGCAGCGGAGTGCTGTGTATGGTTTAATGAATACGGACACCCGTCGGGCCATCCCACAGGAAAGTAGGATAGAAGCAGACACAATTCTCAAGAAGTATGGTCTTCTCAAATTAGGGGAGAGGTTTGAGATCCCTGGTTTGATCAAGTTGGATTGA